A single window of uncultured Methanospirillum sp. DNA harbors:
- a CDS encoding TATA-box-binding protein, with the protein MSEEKSGSLKIENIVASGSIAKSIVLEMISTSVENCELNNKKFPGAILRIANPKITVLVFSSGKVVMTGIKSQEEFALGLDILIQKMKEVGVICNDTPDVVVTNMVCSYDMGNKINLNKVVMTLSFESIEYEPEQFPGLVYRIPDPKIVALLFSSGKIILTGGKTMDDIQKGLAYLEQKISSI; encoded by the coding sequence ATGAGTGAGGAAAAATCTGGTTCCCTAAAGATCGAAAATATTGTTGCGTCAGGATCTATCGCTAAATCTATCGTTCTTGAGATGATCTCCACCTCTGTTGAGAACTGTGAACTCAACAACAAAAAATTCCCTGGCGCTATATTACGGATAGCAAACCCCAAAATCACGGTACTGGTATTCTCCTCCGGTAAGGTTGTAATGACCGGTATAAAAAGTCAGGAAGAATTTGCCCTGGGTCTGGACATTCTTATTCAGAAGATGAAAGAGGTAGGAGTAATCTGTAATGATACGCCTGATGTGGTAGTTACGAATATGGTGTGTTCGTATGATATGGGCAATAAAATTAACCTGAATAAGGTGGTTATGACCCTGAGTTTTGAAAGCATCGAATATGAACCAGAACAATTTCCCGGGTTAGTCTATCGCATCCCGGATCCAAAAATAGTTGCGCTTCTCTTTTCATCAGGAAAAATAATCCTCACCGGTGGGAAAACGATGGATGATATACAGAAAGGACTCGCATATCTCGAACAAAAAATAAGCAGTATTTAA
- a CDS encoding PKD domain-containing protein, translating to MHFTPLQLQEHESKRALMPTVESTRSEPLPTGSKSLISDLPYLGNTRDQGFCGNCWVWASTGALEIAHKVTNNVNSRLSIQYFNSNWNGGASSGNACNGGYPSDFAGFYSETLKKAIPWSNTNASFADYDWFGEGSLMDASSISTSPNYPLTSVSDTVLSTHSGQINAINVIKSQINANTPVIYVYSLPSDGWVAFNTFWYEQPDSAIWNPDTYNNGYWSGRHAVLIVGYNDTASTPYWIVLNSYGTTALRPNGTFNLAMNIDYDGQMKYGYMKYYSHEFEIFNTVFSTPTPTPTVYINSSANEWGIVVPRGNISYPAYTNQSYFTQSKPGANVQDVFVNAKSQGAIDNWTFTNLTANQDMYVKSIPVPGQVHAMFNATPRYGAMPLVVNFSDASIGSPTSFLWQFGDGYSNTSKNNTHTYTLPGIYSVSLQAMNGQTGGYCVWNDVITVTNGVIPKPSPIPVPGEITPGFTIFPESGKAPLGVRFTDSSTGNPVSWFWNFGDGSTSDLQNPYHQYTGNGSYGVTLSVNNGISSGTLQRPQAVLVG from the coding sequence ATGCATTTTACACCATTACAACTTCAGGAGCATGAATCCAAACGTGCATTGATGCCTACAGTCGAAAGTACACGTAGCGAACCTCTGCCTACCGGGTCCAAGTCACTGATATCTGATCTCCCATATCTGGGTAATACTCGTGATCAGGGATTTTGTGGTAATTGCTGGGTGTGGGCCTCTACGGGAGCCCTTGAAATTGCCCATAAGGTTACCAACAATGTGAACTCGCGATTATCTATCCAATACTTTAACTCTAACTGGAATGGCGGGGCGTCCTCTGGAAATGCATGTAATGGAGGGTACCCTTCTGATTTTGCTGGATTCTATTCAGAGACTTTAAAGAAGGCTATTCCCTGGAGTAATACGAATGCCAGTTTTGCTGATTATGACTGGTTTGGAGAAGGATCATTGATGGATGCATCATCAATTTCTACATCACCAAATTATCCACTAACCAGCGTCTCTGACACCGTGCTTTCAACGCATTCCGGTCAGATTAATGCCATAAATGTGATTAAATCACAGATTAACGCAAATACTCCTGTAATCTATGTTTATTCTCTTCCGTCTGACGGATGGGTTGCATTTAATACATTCTGGTATGAACAACCTGATTCGGCGATTTGGAATCCTGATACGTATAATAATGGTTACTGGAGTGGTCGCCATGCGGTTCTGATTGTCGGATATAATGATACAGCTTCCACCCCTTACTGGATTGTTCTGAACAGCTATGGAACCACTGCGTTACGGCCGAATGGTACATTCAACCTCGCCATGAATATCGATTATGATGGTCAGATGAAGTATGGTTATATGAAATACTATTCCCATGAATTTGAGATCTTTAATACTGTCTTTTCCACACCAACTCCGACACCGACTGTATACATCAATTCATCTGCGAATGAATGGGGGATTGTGGTTCCGAGAGGAAACATATCATACCCGGCATATACGAATCAGTCATATTTCACCCAGTCAAAACCCGGAGCTAATGTTCAGGATGTTTTCGTGAATGCTAAGTCGCAGGGTGCAATTGACAACTGGACGTTTACGAATCTGACAGCAAACCAGGATATGTATGTAAAAAGTATACCAGTGCCCGGGCAGGTTCATGCAATGTTTAATGCCACTCCCCGGTATGGTGCAATGCCCCTTGTTGTGAATTTTTCAGATGCATCAATCGGTTCTCCTACTTCATTCTTATGGCAGTTTGGAGACGGGTACTCAAATACATCAAAAAATAACACTCATACGTACACATTGCCGGGAATATATTCTGTATCCCTGCAGGCAATGAATGGTCAGACCGGTGGGTACTGTGTCTGGAATGACGTTATCACAGTTACGAATGGTGTCATCCCTAAACCGAGTCCGATTCCTGTGCCCGGTGAAATCACTCCGGGTTTTACCATATTCCCTGAGAGTGGTAAGGCACCACTTGGTGTAAGGTTTACTGATTCATCTACCGGTAACCCGGTTTCATGGTTCTGGAATTTTGGTGATGGTTCAACATCAGACCTTCAGAATCCATACCATCAGTACACCGGGAATGGTTCATATGGTGTGACCTTGTCTGTAAATAACGGTATATCTTCGGGAACATTGCAGCGGCCACAAGCGGTTCTGGTTGGGTAG
- a CDS encoding TATA-box-binding protein — translation MSEEKTQSLKIENIVASGSIADSIDLEMISAKIENCELNKKRFPGAVYRIMDPKVAFLVFSSGKVVITGVKSPEDLVLCQDILMKNMKEAGVLCHETPNVAVTNMVCSYDLGNKINLNKVVLSLSLENIEYEPEQFPGLVYRISDPKVVALLFSSGKIILTGGKTMEDVERGAAFLEQKLCNI, via the coding sequence ATGAGTGAGGAAAAAACTCAGTCTCTTAAGATCGAAAATATTGTTGCTTCAGGATCTATCGCTGATTCTATCGATCTCGAGATGATATCTGCAAAAATAGAAAACTGTGAACTCAATAAGAAACGATTTCCCGGCGCAGTATACAGGATCATGGACCCAAAAGTAGCGTTCCTTGTATTCTCATCTGGAAAAGTGGTGATTACTGGTGTTAAAAGTCCGGAGGATCTTGTCCTGTGCCAGGATATTCTCATGAAGAATATGAAAGAGGCCGGAGTACTATGTCATGAAACGCCAAATGTGGCTGTAACAAACATGGTCTGTTCGTATGATCTAGGCAATAAGATCAACCTGAATAAGGTAGTTCTGTCTCTGAGTCTTGAAAATATCGAGTATGAACCTGAACAGTTTCCCGGGTTAGTATACCGCATATCAGATCCTAAAGTTGTTGCTCTTCTCTTTTCATCTGGAAAGATCATCCTCACCGGGGGAAAAACGATGGAAGATGTAGAGAGAGGGGCTGCATTTCTTGAACAAAAGTTATGTAATATATAA